AGCGCTGTGTGTCGATGTTGGCCAGCTCGGCAGTGGCCGCATCGAGCTCCTGCTGCAGGGCGCGCTGGCGGGCCTTGGCGTCACCGAGCTGGTCGGCGCGCACGGGCGACGCGAGCCCGACGAGGCACGCGACGACGAGCCCACCCGCGAGGACATGGCGAACTGACAAGCTCTCTACTCCTCCGTCTGGGGGAAAACGGGTGCAGAGGAAGGGGCTGCGAGCGCCCAGACCAGTTGAGGAGGAGGCCCGGTGCTCGACGCGGAACCCTAGCACGACCGCGGCCGAAGGGAAAAACCGCGCTATTTGGGGACCGGGCGCCAGCCAGGCACCTCCGGCGCCAGGCACCTCCCGCGCCAGGCACCTCCCGCGCCAGGCACCTCCCGCAGCGGCTCCTCCCGCAGCGGCACCCAGCGCAGCGGCACCCACCGTCGGCACCCACCGAGGTCTGCCGAGGCTCCGATCCGGCCAGGAGGATAGGCTGGCGCCCGTCGAGCACCGGACTCAGGGTGGACGCGAGATGGCCGGGACGATCACCGAGTACCTGAGAGGCGAGGGCTGAGCGCCGTGCGACCGGTTCCGGCCGGCCACCGGATCCTGCTCGCCCTGGTCGCGCTCCTGGCGGTCGGGGTCGTCGCCGGCGCCGTGCTGCTCTGGCCCGACGGGCGCTCCCTGGTCGCCAACCGGGATCAGGATCCCACCAGGGTCGTGGGCGCCACCCTGACCAAGGTCACGACGGTCCCCTGCCAGCAGGACGAGCAGGCGCTCAAGAACGCGACCTGCGCCGAGGTCGAGGCGCGGCGGGCCGACAACGGCCGGGTGGTGCGATTCCGCGCCTCCGACCTGACCGGCGACACCTTCCGCACCGGCCAGCGGGTCAGGCTGGCCGTGCTCGAGCAGCCGGGGCAGCCCCCGTTCTACAGCATCCGGGACGTCGAACGGGGCCGCCCCATGGTGCTGCTGGCCGCGCTGTTCGTGGGCGTGGTGGTCGCGTTCGGCCGCTGGCAGGGCATCCGCTCGCTGGTCGGCCTTGCGCTGTCCTTTGCCGTGATCGTGGGCTTCGTGGTGCCGTCGATCCTGGCCGGCCACAGCCCGGTCAGCGTCGGCCTGGTGGGCGCCCTGGCCATCATGATCGTGTCGCTCTACCTCTCCCATGGCGTGGCCCCGAAGACGACCGCCGCGGTCGTCGGCACGGCCCTCGCCCTCGGGCTCACCGCCCTGCTGTCCGCCGCGTTCGTGTCGGCGGCCACGCTCACCGGGCTTGCCAGCGACGAGGCCCGCAACGCCAACTTCGAGCTGGGCGGGATCTCGCTGCGCGGGCTGCTCCTGGCCGGCATCGTCATCGGCGGCCTTGGCGTCCTCGACGACGTCACCACCTCCCAGGCGTCGCTGGTGTCCGAGCTGCACCGGGCCAACCCCGCCGCCCGTACCGCCGAGCTGCTCCGGGGCGCCCTCTCGGTCGGCCGGGACCACGTCGCCGCCACCGTGAACACGCTGTTCCTGGCCTATGCGGGGGCCTCCCTCCCGCTCCTGGTGCTGTTCGTCACCGCGAACGAGCCGCTCGGCTCGGTGGTCACCACCGAGGTGGTGGCGGTTGAGGTGGTGCGGACCCTGTGCGGTTCGGTCGGCCTGATCGCCGCCGTGCCGCTCACCACCGTGCTCGCCGCGATGCTGGTCCGGGAGGAGAGCGCCCCTCTGGCCGCCGCGGCGGGCGGGAGGACCGGCGCGGCCGGCTCGCCCACCGGTCGCCCAGAAGGGCCTTGGGACCGACCGAGCGGTGAGGACGATCCGAGCAGTGAGGACGGACCCGCCCCAGGCGCGCACCAGCCCGACCCCTGGGCCGCGCCGGCCGCCCGACCCGCCCGGGACGCGCACCAGCCTGACCCGTGGGGCGCGCCGGCCGCGGGCCGCTCGGTCTGGACGCTCTCGAGCGGCCTGGGCAGGGGGGAGGTCCGGCTGGCCTGGAGCCTCGCCCTCGAGCAGTTCGGGCCGGCACTGTCGCACGCCACGGTCGGCGTCGTCGGCAGCGGCTGGCTGACCAACCTCGACGAGCTGCCCGAGGCGATCCAGGAGGCCGCCGCCGAGCTGGAGCGGCTCGTCGCGGCCGACCCGCCGTCGGCCTCGTGGTACCGGCGGCGCTCGGGCCCGGACGACACCGTCCGCCTCGACCTGCGCCAGCCTCGCCACCTCGAGCTGATCCGGACGTACGGGCCCTACTCGCTCGACACGGCGGTGTACGCCGAGGGCGACCCCCGCCCGGTGCTCCAGGCCGGCGCCGACGGGACCGGCGGGCTGCCCCGGGTGACGCTCCGTCTGGACCAGCAGGAGGCCGAGCGCCTCCGAGGCGTGCTCGACGACGCCGGCCTCCGCTCCCCGCTGGTGCCGACTCGGGCGCGGGCGCGCGCGGGCCGCCGCCGCTGAGTCGGCCGGCACCGACCTCCCGCCGGGTCGGCTCCCTACCCCGCGCTGGTTGCGATGCGAAGCGCGTCGCCGAGGTTGGAGTTCCCCTCGAGGAAACGGATCGCGTCGACCTCCTTTGCGCGGGGCCCCGTGTAGCGGAGGACGAAGAGCCCGTTGCGGATGTCGACGGCGTAGATCAGGCCGTCCTTGACGATCGGGAAGCTCCACATCACCACCTTGTTCGGCCCGCGCGACAGGGCCGGGTCCTCGTTAGCGACGGCTGGCAGCGGCGCCGGCGAGAACCAGCCGGCCTGCATCGGCAGCCCCGGGTCGGACACGTCGATCGCCTGCAGGCCGCCCGAGTGCCAGGAGTCGACGACGAGGTTTCGCGTCGGCGTGGGGTTGTGCGACGAGTACGACGTGAACTCGTTCTCGCCAGGCGCAGGCGTGTATGCCGTGGTGTTTTGAAGGATCTTGTACTCGCCGAGCAGGCGCGGCTGGCGCGGCTGGGCGACGTTCCAGGTCCGCATCCAGCCCCACGGCCAGCCGAAGGACGACGCCGTGAACGTCCCGTAGACCTCGTCGATCGTGACAGCGAACGGACGGCCGGGGAGCGGCACTGCCGAGTGGCTCTCCGCACAGCCGGCGGGCATATGGCCCGCACAGTGCGGACCGGCCCCCCACGTCGGGAACGGCACTGCCGTCAGCAGGTCGTCGTTCAGCGACTCCACCGTCCCGGCTGGGATCTCGTTCTTGGCGACCTTGCTGGTGTCGAGCACGCCCAACCCCCCGCGCAGGTAGGCCAGGTAGGTCCGCGTCCCGTCGACCGACGGGGTCATCGAGTGGAGCGCGAGGTCGAAGTCGTAGGTCGCCGGGTTCGACGCGCCGGGGAAGAACTGGTTCCAGTTCCCCTTTGCGAGCTCGGTGAAGACGCCCTCGCGCGCCCCGCTGATGTCGGTAATGACCAGGTTCGCGCTCGCGGGGTCGGCCGAGGTCGTCGGCGTCGACAGCCAGAGCAGCGCCCGCGCCGGGTTCTTCGGGTCGAGCCAGAGGTACATCTCGTGCGGCTTCCGCGATGGGACGTAGGTTGCCACGAGCGTGGGGTGCGTCGGGTCGGTCAGGTCGAAGAAGCGGATCCGCCAGGTGTCGGGGCTGGGCGGACAGGCGTGGATCACCGTGCTGCAACGGAAGTACATGGCCATCAGCAGCTTCTGCTGCGGCCATACGCGGAGCTCCCGCGATGTCTGACCCTGGTTGACGCCGGTCGCGAACTCCTCGCCGAACTCCCCGACCACGGTCGGGCTGGCCGGGTCCGCGACGTCGGCGATCAGGATTCCCGGATGCGGGTGCGGGCACGAGTCGATGTTCACCTCCCGCCGCGGATCGCCGATGCCGCACCGGCTCGAGCCGTCGGTGCGGTTCCCGACGTAG
The window above is part of the Actinomycetes bacterium genome. Proteins encoded here:
- a CDS encoding YibE/F family protein; this translates as MRPVPAGHRILLALVALLAVGVVAGAVLLWPDGRSLVANRDQDPTRVVGATLTKVTTVPCQQDEQALKNATCAEVEARRADNGRVVRFRASDLTGDTFRTGQRVRLAVLEQPGQPPFYSIRDVERGRPMVLLAALFVGVVVAFGRWQGIRSLVGLALSFAVIVGFVVPSILAGHSPVSVGLVGALAIMIVSLYLSHGVAPKTTAAVVGTALALGLTALLSAAFVSAATLTGLASDEARNANFELGGISLRGLLLAGIVIGGLGVLDDVTTSQASLVSELHRANPAARTAELLRGALSVGRDHVAATVNTLFLAYAGASLPLLVLFVTANEPLGSVVTTEVVAVEVVRTLCGSVGLIAAVPLTTVLAAMLVREESAPLAAAAGGRTGAAGSPTGRPEGPWDRPSGEDDPSSEDGPAPGAHQPDPWAAPAARPARDAHQPDPWGAPAAGRSVWTLSSGLGRGEVRLAWSLALEQFGPALSHATVGVVGSGWLTNLDELPEAIQEAAAELERLVAADPPSASWYRRRSGPDDTVRLDLRQPRHLELIRTYGPYSLDTAVYAEGDPRPVLQAGADGTGGLPRVTLRLDQQEAERLRGVLDDAGLRSPLVPTRARARAGRRR